One Phalacrocorax aristotelis chromosome Z, bGulAri2.1, whole genome shotgun sequence DNA window includes the following coding sequences:
- the LOC142050083 gene encoding uncharacterized protein LOC142050083: MIRKYPFGQCGAATLAVPPPLPSWLVVPLAGPGKLEEPMTSVRTAWQQLKHQCVISIILILNAKRSTVPAPVKEINSLPAKTVTPWQGKHAEGPEAAARTSAGVARDSPRRSSAPRGAEEERAVVAAEDQQHSESPRQHELPSEDLGSASPPLNAEEEEEEKSPSQEIPSTSAAATAPSCQLEGDEEEAHDYFLAFLNSTERVTAAFGGKALPAAPSWVLSYSSAACTRALGGLLPVQSCSPPTPLHHHCSASSPCSCWPCLCPLTLPPSLSLSFLPDCQEEASKLRVLASICTLCRAWLQGRYLPSFRAACELVEKMEVLRLKEFPPSMDAAIRQQAVLVIAAVSKNTQGLRDQPVCHCASSGFHLLSAENTEHDRDSLDAQASVG; this comes from the exons ATGATAcggaaatatccctttggccagtgtgGAGCAGCtaccttggctgtgccccctcccctcccctcgtGGCTTGttgtgcccctggcagggcctgggaagctggaggaGCCCATGACTAGCGTTCGCACCGCTtggcagcaactaaaacatcagtgtgttatcagcattattctcatcctaaatgcAAAAcgcagcactgtaccagctccAGTGAAGGAAATCAActccctcccagccaaaaccGTAACACCGTGGCAGGGGAAGCATGCAGAGGGGCCAGAGGCTGCAGCCAGAACCAGTGCCGG GGTGGCGCGTGATTCCCCCCGCAGGAGCTCTGCACCCAggggggcagaggaggaaagggctGTGGTGGCCGCTGAGGACCAGCAGCACTCAGAAAGCCCCAGGCAACACGAGCTGCCCAGCGAGgacctgggctctgccagcccccccCTAAacgcggaggaggaggaggaggagaagagccCCAGTCAGGAGATCCCCTCCACAA GTGCAGCTGCTACTGcccccagctgccagctggaggGCGATGAGGAGGAAGCCCACGACTACTTCTTGGCCTTCCTTAACAGCACCGAAAGGGTAACCGCAGCCTTTGGCGGCaaggctctgcctgcagctcccagctgggTGCTGTCGTACAGCTCCGCTGCCTGCACGCGGGCTCTTGGAGGGCTGCTGCCCGTGCAGAGCTGCTCGCCTCCCACCCCCCTGCACCACCACTGCAGCGCCTCgagcccctgctcctgctggccgtGCCTCTGCCCCctcaccctccctccctccctctctctctcttttctcccgGACTGTCAGGAAGAGGCCTCCAAGCTGAGGGTGCTGGCCTCCATCTGCACgctctgcagagcctggctgcagggcaggtACCTGCCTAGTTTCAGAGCAGCATGTGAGCTGGTGGAGAAAATGGAG GTCCTCCGGCTAAAGgagttccctcccagcatgGACGCCGCGATACGGCAGCAAGCTGTGCTTGTCATCGCTGCAGTGAG caaaaatACGCAAGGCCTGCGGGACCAGCCTGTCTGCCACTGCGCCTCCAGCGGCTTCCATCTTCTTTCAGCAGAGAACACAGAGCACGACCGTGATTCACTTGATGCTCAGGCAAGTGTGGGGTGA